A single Apostichopus japonicus isolate 1M-3 chromosome 11, ASM3797524v1, whole genome shotgun sequence DNA region contains:
- the LOC139975956 gene encoding glucose transporter type 1-like has translation MDKDSLRKEGEMKKRSVTATLALSTAAAVIGSSFQFGYNTGVINNPQSVIQQFMNETGEQRSGEWMDDTKVTLLWSTAVAIFAVGGVIGSLSAGAIADKFGRKRALLLNNVLAVLAAILMGFSKLANSYEMLIIGRLVIGVNCGINTGIVPMYLSEISPVNLRGGIGVLHQLAVTSGILISQILGLPVVLGTSELWPVLLGLTVAPTVFQLFTLPFCKESPRYLLISQKKEFEAKKALVWLCKDDDVSDMIQEMQSEYEEENKEERMSIAKLLKDSSLRMPLIISVVLQLSQQLSGINAVLYYSTSIFIEAGVDEDKSPYVTLSTGAIMVIMTVVSIPLMDRLGRKTLHMFGLGFMLFWAIFLTVFLSIAWSGAAYGSIICVMLFTVGFAIGPGSIPWLIVSELFSQGPRPAAVSVAFMVNWGANFLVGLLFPFMLDGLNEYVFVVFIVLLAVFFLFTWKFLPETKNKSFEEISALFKKNEARHYEVEANMDLKKI, from the exons gtAATTCAACAATTTATGAACGAAACTGGCGAGCAAAGGTCCGGAGAATGGATGGACGATACCAAAGTGACGTTGTTGTGGTCCACGGCGGTGGCTATTTTTGCCGTGGGGGGTGTGATTGGATCTCTCTCCGCCGGGGCGATTGCAGATAAATTTGGCAG GAAACGGGCTTTGTTACTGAATAACGTGCTCGCTGTTCTGGCAGCGATACTGATGGGGTTTAGCAAACTGGCGAACTCTTACGAAATGCTTATTATTGGACGGTTGGTGATAGGTGTTAATTGCG GTATCAATACCGGTATCGTACCGATGTATCTCTCAGAAATATCCCCTGTCAATTTAAGAGGAGGGATTGGTGTTCTTCATCAACTGGCTGTTACGTCCGGTATTCTTATATCACAGATCTTAGGCTTACCTGTAGTTTTAG GTACAAGTGAACTGTGGCCAGTACTACTGGGTTTAACTGTTGCCCCAACTGTCTTCCAGCTTTTCACTCTTCCTTTCTGTAAAGAGAGTCCTAGGTATTTGCTGATTAGTCAAAAAAAGGAATTCGAGGCTAAGAAAG cATTGGTATGGTTATGCAAAGATGATGACGTGAGTGATATGATCCAAGAGATGCAGTCAGAATACGAAGAGGAGAATAAAGAAGAGAGGATGAGCATCGCAAAACTCTTGAAAGATAGTTCCTTGAGAATGCCACTCATCATCAGTGTTGTGTTGCAGTTATCACAGCAGCTCTCTGGTATCAACGCT GTTCTGTACTATTCTACCTCCATTTTCATCGAGGCAGGAGTCGATGAAGATAAGAGCCCATACGTCACGCTTAGCACTGGAGCTATCATGGTTATTATGACTGTTGTATcg ATTCCATTGATGGACAGATTGGGTCGCAAAACCTTACACATGTTTGGCCTTGGTTTTATGCTATTTTGGGCAATATTTTTGACAGTATTTTTGTCAATCGCG TGGTCTGGTGCCGCCTATGGTAGCATTATCTGTGTCATGCTGTTCACGGTCGGTTTCGCAATCGGACCAG GGTCAATACCTTGGCTGATTGTCTCGGAGCTGTTTTCACAAGGACCCAGACCAGCCGCGGTCAGCGTTGCGTTTATGGTCAACTGGGGCGCCAATTTTCTCGTCGGACTCCTATTTCCGTTTATGCTT GACGGTCTCAATGAATATGTGTTTGTGGTCTTCATTGTTCTACTCGCAGTGTTCTTTCTGTTCACTTGGAAATTCTTACcagaaacaaagaacaaaagtTTTGAAGAAATCAGTGCATTGTTTAAAAAGAACGAAGCACGTCATTACGAAGTTGAAGCTAATATGGACCTAAAGAAGATATAA